Proteins encoded in a region of the Pseudomonas viciae genome:
- a CDS encoding aminotransferase class V-fold PLP-dependent enzyme: protein MIHFNTAGSGLMSAETLKLMQRYLQDEFESGAYETELNYSAVLDVEVYENIARLLGTDARNVALFDGATKAWVTALEALDWSEGARVLVTPYEYAGNLIALATLQRLYGVVVEVMPLLAEGNLDLPWLARHMSAEVKLVSIVHVPSCCGIVNDIEAVGHILRDYPAWYFVDACQSAGMLALDVRAAGCDVLTAAGRKFLCGPRGTGFAYLSDRFLATAQPRFTDLGRATVDASGVVTRGMGDARCFEYAERNNAAVVGLNQAIKERLSSAYGTESELYRALFRRLADTPGVNLIAPGTEHQGIIAFTHERCSATEVVSYLRARGINAWPGYAAHTPYFMLQHGHQRFVRVSINARNSAQEVDEFIALLSEL from the coding sequence ATGATTCACTTCAATACGGCGGGTTCGGGGCTTATGTCCGCCGAGACGCTGAAGCTGATGCAACGTTACTTGCAGGACGAGTTTGAATCGGGGGCCTATGAAACCGAGTTGAATTACTCAGCGGTCCTGGACGTTGAGGTCTATGAAAACATTGCCCGGCTGCTGGGTACCGATGCACGTAACGTGGCACTTTTTGATGGCGCGACCAAGGCTTGGGTGACCGCGCTGGAGGCATTGGACTGGTCCGAAGGCGCGCGCGTGCTGGTCACTCCTTACGAATACGCGGGCAACCTGATCGCATTGGCAACATTGCAGCGCTTGTACGGCGTAGTGGTTGAAGTGATGCCGCTGCTGGCCGAGGGCAACCTCGACCTGCCATGGCTGGCCCGGCACATGAGCGCCGAGGTCAAGTTGGTCTCGATTGTCCATGTCCCTTCTTGCTGTGGGATCGTGAATGATATCGAGGCGGTGGGGCATATCCTTCGCGACTACCCGGCCTGGTACTTTGTCGATGCCTGTCAATCGGCGGGCATGCTGGCGCTGGATGTGCGCGCCGCCGGCTGCGACGTGTTGACGGCTGCCGGTAGAAAGTTCCTGTGTGGGCCGAGAGGAACAGGGTTTGCCTACTTGTCCGATCGTTTCCTGGCCACCGCGCAGCCTCGTTTCACCGACCTGGGCCGGGCCACTGTCGATGCATCCGGAGTCGTCACGCGGGGGATGGGAGATGCCCGCTGTTTTGAATATGCCGAACGTAACAATGCGGCCGTGGTGGGTTTGAATCAGGCGATCAAAGAGCGTTTGTCGAGCGCCTACGGGACGGAGTCCGAGCTCTATCGAGCGCTGTTCCGTCGTCTGGCAGACACCCCCGGCGTCAACTTGATCGCACCGGGTACCGAGCATCAGGGCATTATCGCTTTCACCCATGAGCGCTGTTCGGCGACAGAAGTCGTCAGCTATCTGCGAGCACGAGGTATCAACGCTTGGCCGGGATACGCTGCGCATACACCGTACTTCATGTTGCAGCACGGGCATCAGCGCTTTGTGCGAGTGTCCATCAACGCGAGGAACAGCGCTCAAGAGGTGGATGAGTTCATCGCGTTACTGTCCGAGTTGTAA
- a CDS encoding sulfite exporter TauE/SafE family protein, translated as MNTLIAFYQNLGLTLSLLVIGTFLLAGTIKGVIGLGLPTISMGLLGLAMAPTQAAALLIIPATLTNLWQLAFGGHLQTLIRRLWPLLLAIFLGTGLGTLWIGMTGGAWVVRALGGALLLYALSGLLLPTLRIAANVERWLAPFCGLLTGIITSATGVFVIPAVPYLQALGLSKDELVQALGLSFTVSTMALAAGLLWRGALGGGELSASLLTLVPALLGMWLGQWLRQRISAVLFKRVFFIGLGVLGGHLLVSG; from the coding sequence ATGAACACTCTCATCGCTTTCTATCAAAACCTCGGCTTGACCCTTTCCCTGCTGGTCATCGGCACCTTCCTGCTGGCCGGCACCATCAAGGGCGTGATCGGCCTCGGCCTGCCGACTATCTCCATGGGCCTGCTCGGGCTGGCTATGGCCCCGACGCAGGCTGCAGCGCTGCTGATCATTCCGGCCACCCTGACCAACCTCTGGCAACTGGCTTTCGGCGGCCATCTGCAAACCTTGATCCGACGTCTGTGGCCGCTGCTGCTGGCGATTTTCCTTGGCACCGGTCTCGGTACGCTGTGGATCGGCATGACGGGAGGCGCTTGGGTGGTGCGGGCCTTGGGCGGGGCATTGTTGCTGTATGCGCTGAGCGGGCTGTTGCTGCCAACGCTGCGGATCGCGGCCAACGTTGAACGGTGGCTCGCCCCGTTCTGCGGGCTGCTCACCGGCATCATCACTTCCGCCACGGGGGTGTTCGTCATTCCGGCGGTGCCCTATCTGCAAGCGCTGGGTTTGAGCAAGGATGAGTTGGTGCAGGCCCTGGGCCTGTCGTTCACCGTTTCGACGATGGCCCTGGCCGCCGGCCTGTTGTGGCGCGGCGCCTTGGGCGGGGGCGAGCTAAGCGCTTCCCTGCTGACGCTGGTGCCGGCGCTGCTGGGGATGTGGCTGGGGCAATGGTTGCGTCAGCGCATCAGCGCCGTGCTGTTTAAACGGGTGTTTTTCATCGGCCTCGGCGTGCTCGGCGGCCATCTGCTGGTCAGCGGTTAG
- a CDS encoding LysR family transcriptional regulator → MKARSDELQIFVCVIECGSISAAAEQVGQTPSAVSRTLSRLEAKLETTLINRTTRRMDLTEEGKYFFEQAKGILDQMDVLEERLSSRQKNPAGRLRINAASPFMLHAIVPHIEEFRGLYPDIQLELNSNDLIIDLLEQSTDIAIRIGTLSDSTLHARSLGCSPLHILASPAYLKQHGTPLSVAELANHALLGFAQNEGLNQWPLRHVHGDRWPIQPAISASSGETVRHLALQGQGIACLSDFMTREDIRDGRLKVLLADANSGYRQPINAVYYRNSQLALRIQCFLDFIQGKLADYASREFKG, encoded by the coding sequence GTGAAAGCCAGATCCGACGAGTTGCAGATTTTCGTCTGCGTGATCGAGTGCGGATCCATCTCCGCCGCCGCCGAGCAGGTCGGGCAGACGCCGTCGGCGGTCAGTCGGACCTTGTCGCGCCTGGAGGCCAAGCTCGAGACCACGCTGATCAACCGCACCACGCGGCGCATGGACCTGACCGAGGAGGGCAAGTATTTCTTCGAGCAGGCCAAGGGTATCCTCGACCAGATGGATGTGCTGGAAGAGCGCTTGTCGTCCCGCCAGAAAAACCCCGCAGGACGCTTGCGGATCAACGCCGCGTCACCGTTCATGCTGCACGCCATCGTCCCGCACATCGAAGAGTTCCGCGGGCTCTACCCGGACATCCAGCTTGAGCTCAACAGCAACGACCTGATCATCGACCTGCTGGAGCAAAGCACCGACATCGCCATCCGCATTGGCACCCTCAGCGACTCGACGCTGCACGCCCGTTCCCTGGGTTGCAGCCCATTGCATATCCTCGCCAGCCCCGCCTACCTGAAGCAGCACGGCACGCCCTTGAGTGTCGCCGAACTGGCGAACCATGCGCTGCTGGGCTTTGCCCAGAACGAGGGCCTCAACCAGTGGCCGCTGCGTCATGTGCACGGTGATCGCTGGCCGATCCAGCCGGCCATCAGCGCCTCCAGCGGCGAGACCGTGCGCCACCTGGCGCTGCAAGGGCAGGGGATTGCCTGCCTGTCGGATTTCATGACCCGCGAAGACATTCGTGACGGTCGGCTGAAGGTGTTGCTGGCCGACGCCAACAGCGGATATCGCCAGCCGATCAACGCGGTGTACTACCGCAACTCCCAACTGGCGCTGCGGATCCAGTGTTTCCTGGACTTCATCCAGGGCAAGCTAGCCGACTACGCCTCGCGGGAATTCAAGGGCTGA
- a CDS encoding LysR substrate-binding domain-containing protein has protein sequence MHFDLTDLRLYLNILDTGNITAGAARSHLSLAAASARVRAMEASLGIDLLERGRRGVTPTPAGKALAQHARVLLQHAERLQQDLAEYARGVKGQVRLLCNTSATTEYLPELLAGFLKDHPNLDIDLQELPSSRITHALRQGAADLGIVSDAVDTAGLQTWPFRDDPLVLILPSGHPLADGRALSFSETLSHDYVGLNASSALAIYLEEQALHTGMRMQIRIRADGFDGVIRMVAHGAGIAIVPKAAIARRPPESTYQYVPLQEAWAHRALLLCARNFEGLPAYAKALARHLAD, from the coding sequence ATGCACTTCGACCTCACCGACCTGCGCCTCTACCTGAATATCCTCGACACCGGCAACATCACCGCCGGTGCGGCCCGTAGCCATCTGTCCCTGGCAGCCGCCAGCGCACGAGTGCGTGCCATGGAGGCGTCCCTGGGCATTGACTTGCTTGAACGCGGCCGGCGCGGCGTCACCCCGACGCCGGCCGGCAAAGCACTGGCACAACATGCCCGGGTGTTGCTGCAACACGCCGAACGCTTGCAACAGGATCTGGCCGAGTACGCCAGGGGTGTCAAAGGCCAGGTGCGCTTGCTGTGCAACACCAGCGCCACGACCGAATACCTGCCCGAGCTGCTGGCCGGTTTCCTCAAGGACCACCCCAACCTCGATATCGACCTGCAGGAATTGCCCAGCTCACGGATCACCCACGCGCTGCGCCAAGGCGCGGCGGACCTGGGTATCGTTTCCGACGCGGTGGATACCGCCGGTCTTCAGACCTGGCCTTTTCGCGACGATCCACTGGTCTTGATCCTACCGTCCGGACATCCCTTGGCTGACGGTCGAGCGCTGAGTTTCAGCGAGACCCTCAGCCACGATTATGTCGGCCTGAACGCTTCCAGCGCCTTGGCCATCTACCTCGAAGAACAGGCACTGCACACCGGGATGCGTATGCAAATCCGCATTCGCGCCGACGGTTTCGATGGGGTGATTCGCATGGTGGCCCATGGCGCAGGCATCGCCATCGTGCCAAAGGCCGCCATCGCCCGCCGCCCGCCCGAGTCCACGTATCAATACGTCCCGCTGCAAGAGGCCTGGGCGCACCGGGCGTTGTTGCTGTGCGCCCGTAACTTCGAAGGTTTGCCGGCCTACGCCAAGGCCCTGGCTCGGCATCTAGCCGACTGA
- a CDS encoding NAD-dependent epimerase/dehydratase family protein yields the protein MNVFVTGAAGFIGGSIATGLVRAGHHVTGLVRNAEQASELSALGIQPIVGTLEDSALLTAQARAADAVINAASSDHRGAVEALIDGLKGSNKVLLHTSGSSIVGDASGGRSSETIYYENKLPPPTADKAARVAIDNLVLDAAKQGVNSAVICNTLIYGHSLGVKRDSVQLPRLLKQARKSGVVRHVGLGQNIWSNVHIEDVVELYKLALTRNQPGTFYFVESGEASFIDMTTAMARALMLGEPQDWPLADAEAEWGYEMANYGLGSNSRVRGKHARELLGWAPKRTSVVEWILNEMV from the coding sequence ATGAACGTATTCGTCACCGGCGCTGCCGGTTTTATCGGCGGCTCCATCGCCACCGGCCTGGTACGCGCCGGGCATCACGTCACCGGTCTGGTGCGCAACGCCGAGCAGGCGAGCGAACTGAGTGCGCTGGGCATCCAGCCGATCGTCGGCACCCTGGAAGACAGCGCGCTGCTCACCGCGCAGGCCCGTGCCGCCGACGCGGTGATCAATGCCGCCAGCAGCGACCATCGCGGTGCGGTCGAAGCCTTGATCGATGGGCTCAAAGGTTCGAACAAAGTGCTGTTGCACACCAGCGGTTCGAGCATCGTCGGTGACGCTTCGGGCGGTCGTTCCAGCGAGACCATCTACTACGAAAACAAGCTGCCGCCACCCACCGCCGACAAGGCTGCCCGTGTCGCGATCGACAACCTGGTCCTGGACGCCGCCAAGCAAGGCGTGAACTCGGCGGTGATCTGCAACACCCTGATCTACGGCCACAGCCTGGGCGTCAAGCGTGACAGTGTGCAGCTGCCGCGGCTGCTCAAGCAGGCGCGTAAAAGTGGGGTGGTGCGGCATGTGGGGTTGGGGCAGAACATCTGGTCCAACGTGCATATCGAGGACGTGGTCGAACTGTACAAACTGGCCCTGACCCGCAACCAGCCTGGCACGTTCTACTTCGTCGAAAGTGGCGAAGCCTCGTTCATCGACATGACCACCGCCATGGCTCGTGCATTGATGCTTGGCGAACCGCAGGACTGGCCGTTGGCCGATGCCGAAGCCGAGTGGGGCTACGAAATGGCCAACTACGGCCTGGGCTCCAACAGCCGCGTGCGGGGTAAG
- a CDS encoding MFS transporter has protein sequence MKDVSGELAVQGGLKVYSRPVVLLLSATFILTVARALALPYLVVYFSQAFGLGVTDIGLVVGGALIVSSILGVYGGFLVDRFSNYRILLGAATLFALAFAVAYQVASLVPFIIAIVVVNLSYAVIDIAVKSGIGFLVTADKRASVFSMKYTLTNVGYAIGPFLGVLCAKISPGLPFAVSALIGVAFVVLYSGMGERLPRGEGVARPNNDFARVLVHLVRNYRLVCFTIGGILSAIVFGQFTAYLSQYLIVTSTAENTYNIINYLVTTNACVVIGLQYLVGSRINQGNLFRMLMLGMLFFVVGLMGFCYAQTPVVWVLAMIVFTVGEIIIIPVEYLFIDYIAPEDMRGVYYGAQNLSNLGAALGPVLCGVALSLYAPQAVFYMLSMCVVVASLFYFLGSRRER, from the coding sequence ATGAAAGACGTGTCGGGTGAGTTGGCCGTGCAAGGCGGGCTCAAGGTGTATAGCAGGCCCGTGGTCCTGTTGCTGTCGGCGACGTTTATCCTGACCGTTGCCCGGGCGCTGGCCTTGCCGTATCTGGTGGTTTATTTCTCCCAGGCCTTTGGCCTGGGGGTCACCGATATCGGTCTGGTGGTGGGCGGCGCGTTGATCGTCAGCTCCATCCTGGGTGTCTACGGCGGCTTTCTGGTGGACCGGTTTTCCAACTATCGGATCCTGCTCGGCGCCGCCACATTGTTTGCCTTGGCATTTGCCGTGGCTTATCAGGTCGCCAGCCTGGTGCCGTTCATCATCGCCATCGTGGTGGTCAATCTGTCCTACGCGGTGATCGATATCGCGGTGAAATCAGGCATCGGTTTTCTGGTGACGGCGGACAAGCGCGCCAGCGTGTTTTCCATGAAGTACACGCTGACCAATGTCGGTTATGCCATCGGCCCTTTCCTGGGTGTGCTGTGCGCGAAAATCAGCCCCGGCCTGCCGTTTGCGGTCTCGGCGCTGATCGGGGTGGCTTTTGTGGTGCTGTACAGCGGGATGGGCGAGCGACTTCCTCGCGGCGAGGGCGTGGCGCGGCCAAATAATGATTTTGCCCGCGTACTGGTCCATTTGGTGCGTAACTACCGGCTGGTGTGTTTTACGATCGGCGGCATTCTCAGTGCCATCGTGTTTGGTCAGTTCACGGCCTATCTGTCGCAATACTTGATCGTGACCAGCACTGCGGAGAATACCTACAACATCATCAACTATTTGGTGACCACCAATGCTTGCGTGGTCATTGGTCTGCAATACCTGGTCGGCTCCAGGATCAACCAAGGCAATCTGTTCCGGATGCTGATGCTGGGCATGCTGTTCTTCGTGGTCGGCCTGATGGGTTTTTGTTACGCACAGACCCCGGTTGTCTGGGTATTGGCCATGATCGTTTTTACCGTGGGCGAGATCATTATTATCCCGGTGGAATACCTGTTCATCGACTACATCGCCCCGGAGGACATGCGCGGCGTGTACTACGGTGCGCAGAACCTGTCGAACTTGGGGGCTGCGCTGGGGCCGGTGTTGTGCGGTGTTGCATTATCACTCTATGCACCTCAGGCCGTGTTCTACATGTTGTCCATGTGCGTGGTCGTGGCCAGTCTGTTTTATTTCCTGGGTTCAAGGCGCGAGAGGTGA
- a CDS encoding cupin domain-containing protein, producing MTAPITVLRDTHPLPVLDACKWEKLEGDPHTVNLNAYTSEDGSKIMGTWICTPGKWYVEYVKWEYCHFQEGYCIITPQGMEPIHLRAGDIFVIEPGMKGTWEVVETVRKYFVFA from the coding sequence ATGACCGCACCCATCACCGTCCTGCGCGATACCCACCCGCTGCCCGTACTCGATGCCTGCAAATGGGAAAAACTCGAAGGCGACCCGCACACCGTCAACCTCAACGCCTACACCAGCGAAGACGGCAGCAAGATCATGGGCACCTGGATCTGCACCCCCGGCAAATGGTATGTGGAGTATGTGAAGTGGGAATACTGCCACTTCCAGGAAGGCTACTGCATCATCACCCCGCAAGGCATGGAGCCGATCCATCTGCGCGCCGGCGACATTTTTGTCATCGAGCCAGGCATGAAAGGCACCTGGGAAGTGGTCGAGACCGTGCGCAAGTACTTCGTCTTCGCCTGA
- a CDS encoding NAD(P)H-dependent oxidoreductase gives MKKVLLLNGGKQFAHSDGRYNTTLHDTALSVLDRGGFDVKTTFIDGGYDLQEEVAKFLWADVIIYQMPGWWMGAPWTVKKYIDEVFTEGHGSLYASDGRTRSDASQKYGSGGLVQGKQYMLSLTWNAPQQAFDDPTDFFEAKGVDAVYFPFHKANQFLGMTGLPTFLCVDVMKRPNIEADVVRYEQHLIEVFGLKA, from the coding sequence ATGAAAAAAGTCCTGTTGCTCAATGGCGGCAAACAATTCGCCCACTCCGACGGTCGCTACAACACGACCCTTCACGACACGGCGCTCAGCGTGCTGGACCGTGGCGGTTTCGACGTAAAAACCACTTTCATCGACGGCGGCTACGACCTCCAGGAAGAGGTCGCCAAGTTCCTCTGGGCCGACGTGATCATTTATCAGATGCCAGGTTGGTGGATGGGCGCACCCTGGACCGTGAAGAAGTACATCGACGAAGTCTTCACCGAAGGCCATGGCAGCCTCTACGCCAGCGACGGTCGTACCCGCTCCGATGCTTCGCAGAAGTACGGCAGCGGTGGCCTGGTGCAGGGCAAGCAATACATGTTGTCACTGACCTGGAACGCCCCGCAGCAAGCCTTCGACGACCCCACCGACTTCTTCGAAGCCAAGGGCGTGGACGCCGTGTATTTTCCGTTCCACAAGGCCAACCAATTCCTCGGCATGACCGGCTTGCCGACCTTCCTCTGCGTGGACGTGATGAAACGTCCGAACATCGAGGCCGATGTGGTGCGGTATGAGCAGCATTTGATTGAGGTGTTCGGCCTGAAGGCGTGA
- the gntB gene encoding guanitoxin biosynthesis L-arginine gamma (S) hydroxylase has translation MNDVNRFNPSAELRLRLRPLYKKDNWHWLVALGADLLVIASAIFLANRYNALYPLALLLIGSRQRALASLLHEAAHMTLAQGKALNKWVGEYLLAYPIFQDYEAYRRSHVQMHHHHLGDKDKDPDHRFYIESGLYEAQDRMDFLFRHLFRSVTLVNTYKYFLYLVKNRAGDILANPLQGVKLLAVHGAMLLLFSYFVGPWAYVLFWLVPYFTVFQVIGWLSEISEHFGMFGVYKDEVQLTRNRFPSLIERLFIGMHGDNYHLTHHLFAGVPFWNLKQAHLILMEDESYAAANRGCGGIFTAKGQARSSLHQIFEAYRSGKISTVDVAV, from the coding sequence ATGAACGATGTAAACAGGTTTAATCCTTCTGCTGAACTCAGGCTGCGCTTGCGTCCTCTGTACAAAAAAGACAATTGGCACTGGCTGGTTGCCCTGGGCGCGGACCTGCTGGTCATTGCCTCGGCGATCTTTCTAGCCAATCGCTATAACGCTCTGTATCCGCTGGCACTGCTGCTCATTGGCTCCCGGCAGAGGGCGCTCGCCTCGCTGTTGCACGAAGCGGCGCACATGACCCTGGCGCAAGGCAAGGCGCTTAACAAATGGGTCGGTGAATACCTGCTGGCCTACCCCATCTTCCAGGACTATGAAGCCTATCGTCGATCCCATGTGCAGATGCACCATCACCATCTGGGCGACAAGGATAAGGATCCCGACCATCGTTTCTACATCGAGTCGGGCCTGTATGAGGCTCAGGACCGTATGGATTTCCTGTTCCGACATCTGTTCAGGAGCGTAACGCTGGTCAATACCTACAAGTATTTCCTCTACCTGGTCAAGAACCGGGCGGGTGACATCCTGGCCAACCCGTTACAGGGCGTGAAGCTTCTGGCGGTTCATGGCGCGATGCTGCTGCTCTTCAGCTACTTCGTCGGCCCGTGGGCCTATGTCCTGTTCTGGTTGGTCCCGTACTTCACGGTATTCCAGGTGATTGGCTGGCTCTCCGAGATTTCCGAGCACTTCGGCATGTTCGGTGTGTACAAGGATGAGGTCCAGCTGACGCGCAATCGTTTCCCCTCGCTGATCGAGCGACTGTTTATCGGCATGCATGGCGACAACTATCATCTGACGCACCACCTGTTTGCCGGCGTGCCGTTCTGGAATCTGAAGCAGGCGCACCTGATATTGATGGAGGACGAAAGCTATGCGGCTGCCAACCGCGGCTGTGGCGGTATTTTCACCGCGAAAGGGCAGGCCCGATCCAGCCTCCATCAGATATTCGAGGCGTATCGAAGCGGTAAAATCAGCACCGTTGACGTGGCGGTGTAG
- a CDS encoding putative quinol monooxygenase: MSELHGFILHAKTRPEKAQAFEALFRAYVEPSRAEPGCIEYHMLRDQQDPTLFIFYEIWASQAHLDVHSNLPHMKQFFEQRMDYLERDFEIRRVDMLSPSSANR; encoded by the coding sequence ATGAGTGAACTGCACGGTTTCATCCTGCACGCCAAGACCCGTCCGGAAAAAGCCCAAGCCTTCGAAGCGCTGTTCCGCGCCTACGTCGAACCGAGCCGCGCCGAGCCCGGCTGCATCGAGTACCACATGCTGCGGGACCAGCAAGACCCGACGCTGTTTATCTTTTATGAGATCTGGGCCTCCCAGGCGCACCTGGATGTGCATTCAAACCTGCCGCACATGAAGCAGTTCTTCGAACAACGCATGGATTACCTGGAGCGCGACTTCGAAATCCGTCGCGTCGACATGCTCAGCCCGTCCTCGGCTAACCGCTGA